The following are encoded in a window of Saccharothrix longispora genomic DNA:
- a CDS encoding lysozyme produces the protein MKSFARSATSLIAAVGLALSGSALATAAPTTTAPTTSDTRSADAAPVGDHAMGSQIRKHEGGDGRSVVIDTDPGAQAVVYGIDVSGHQGNVDWAYWWNQGKRFAYVKATESTNYRNPYFAQQYNGSYNIGMIRGAYHFALPDRSGGAAQADYFIANGGGWSRDGKTLPGALDMEYNPYGSTCYGLSKAGMTSWVLSFSDRYHARTGRWPVIYTSTSWWNQCVGGDFSSTNPLWVARYSTTVGTLPYAWPIYTIWQYSSSPIDQNQFNGAYDRLQALANG, from the coding sequence ATGAAGAGCTTCGCCCGCTCCGCCACGTCCTTGATCGCGGCCGTCGGCCTGGCCCTGTCCGGCTCGGCCCTCGCCACCGCCGCACCCACCACCACCGCACCCACCACCTCCGACACCAGATCCGCCGACGCGGCACCCGTCGGCGACCACGCCATGGGCTCGCAGATCCGCAAGCACGAGGGCGGGGACGGCCGGAGCGTCGTGATCGACACCGACCCGGGCGCCCAGGCCGTCGTCTACGGCATCGACGTCAGCGGCCACCAGGGCAACGTCGACTGGGCGTACTGGTGGAACCAGGGCAAGCGGTTCGCCTACGTCAAGGCGACCGAGTCCACCAACTACCGCAACCCGTACTTCGCCCAGCAGTACAACGGCTCCTACAACATCGGCATGATCAGGGGCGCGTACCACTTCGCGCTGCCCGACCGCTCCGGTGGCGCGGCGCAGGCCGACTACTTCATCGCCAACGGCGGCGGCTGGTCGCGCGACGGCAAGACCCTGCCGGGCGCGCTCGACATGGAGTACAACCCGTACGGCTCGACCTGCTACGGCCTGAGCAAGGCCGGCATGACGTCGTGGGTCCTCTCGTTCAGCGACCGCTACCACGCCCGCACGGGCCGCTGGCCGGTCATCTACACGTCCACCAGCTGGTGGAACCAGTGCGTCGGCGGCGACTTCAGCTCCACCAACCCGCTGTGGGTGGCGCGCTACTCGACCACGGTCGGCACCCTGCCGTACGCCTGGCCGATCTACACGATCTGGCAGTACTCGTCCTCGCCCATCGACCAGAACCAGTTCAACGGCGCCTACGACCGGTTGCAGGCGCTGGCCAACGGCTGA
- a CDS encoding phosphoribosylaminoimidazolesuccinocarboxamide synthase — protein sequence MPKLADYRQVAAGKVRQVHEVDDDLLLFVASDRISAYDHVLSTEIPDKGRVLTAMSVFWFERFADLAPNHLVAWDDPRIPDEVRGRALLVRRLDMVQVECVARGYLTGSGMVEYRRDGAVCGVQLPGGLVEASELAEPIFTPATKAEIGAHDENVSFEHVVAQVGADLAGRLRDATLAIYGAAREYARSRGVILADTKFEFGLDRSGALVLGDEVLTPDSSRYWPADGYAPGRVQPSFDKQYVRDWLTSDASGWDRASDTPPPPLPDDVVAATRARYVEAYERITGLSFADWPSGTS from the coding sequence GTGCCCAAGCTCGCCGACTACCGGCAGGTCGCCGCAGGCAAGGTCCGCCAGGTCCACGAGGTGGACGACGACCTGCTCCTGTTCGTCGCCTCCGACCGGATCTCCGCCTACGACCACGTGCTCTCCACGGAGATCCCCGACAAGGGGCGCGTGCTCACCGCGATGAGCGTGTTCTGGTTCGAGAGGTTCGCGGACCTCGCGCCCAACCACCTGGTGGCGTGGGACGACCCGCGCATCCCCGACGAGGTGCGCGGCCGGGCGCTGCTCGTGCGCCGGCTCGACATGGTGCAGGTGGAGTGCGTCGCCCGCGGCTACCTCACCGGGTCCGGCATGGTCGAGTACCGGCGGGACGGCGCGGTGTGCGGCGTGCAGCTGCCCGGGGGCCTGGTCGAGGCGTCCGAGCTGGCGGAGCCGATCTTCACCCCGGCGACGAAGGCCGAGATCGGCGCGCACGACGAGAACGTGTCGTTCGAGCACGTCGTGGCGCAGGTCGGTGCCGACCTGGCCGGCCGGCTGCGGGACGCGACGCTCGCGATCTACGGCGCGGCCCGCGAGTACGCCCGGTCCCGGGGCGTGATCCTGGCCGACACGAAGTTCGAGTTCGGCCTCGACCGCTCGGGCGCGCTGGTCCTCGGCGACGAGGTGCTGACGCCCGACTCGTCGCGCTACTGGCCCGCCGACGGCTACGCGCCCGGCCGCGTGCAGCCGTCGTTCGACAAGCAGTACGTCCGCGACTGGCTGACCTCGGACGCCTCGGGCTGGGACCGCGCGTCCGACACCCCGCCGCCCCCGCTGCCCGACGACGTCGTGGCCGCCACCCGCGCCCGGTACGTCGAGGCGTACGAGCGGATCACCGGGCTGTCCTTCGCCGACTGGCCCTCCGGCACGTCCTGA
- the purQ gene encoding phosphoribosylformylglycinamidine synthase subunit PurQ, whose product MRVGVITFPGTLDDVDAERAVRYADGEAVPLWHADHDLKGVDAVIVPGGFSYGDYLRCGAIARFAPVMQEVVEAANKGMPVLGICNGFQILCEAHLLPGALVRNSKLHFVCRDQWLTVENNETAWTTRYDRGAEVLVPLKSGEGGYQADQRTLDELEGEGRVVFRYAGGNPNGSRNGIAGITSANGRVVGLMPHPEHAIDALTGPTDDGLGMFLSLVDSVVGA is encoded by the coding sequence ATGAGGGTCGGGGTCATCACCTTCCCGGGCACGCTGGACGACGTCGACGCGGAGCGCGCGGTCAGGTACGCGGACGGCGAGGCCGTTCCGCTGTGGCACGCGGACCACGACCTCAAGGGCGTCGACGCGGTCATCGTGCCCGGTGGCTTCTCCTACGGCGACTACCTGCGCTGCGGCGCCATCGCCCGGTTCGCCCCGGTGATGCAGGAGGTCGTCGAGGCCGCGAACAAGGGCATGCCGGTCCTGGGCATCTGCAACGGCTTCCAGATCCTGTGCGAGGCCCACCTGCTGCCCGGCGCGCTCGTGCGCAACTCGAAGCTGCACTTCGTGTGCCGCGACCAGTGGCTGACGGTCGAGAACAACGAGACCGCCTGGACGACCCGGTACGACCGGGGCGCCGAGGTCCTGGTCCCGCTGAAGTCCGGCGAGGGCGGCTACCAGGCCGACCAGCGCACCCTGGACGAGCTGGAGGGCGAGGGCCGGGTGGTGTTCCGCTACGCCGGCGGGAACCCGAACGGCTCCCGCAACGGCATCGCGGGCATCACCAGCGCGAACGGGCGGGTCGTCGGCCTGATGCCGCACCCGGAGCACGCGATCGACGCGCTCACCGGCCCGACCGACGACGGCCTGGGCATGTTCCTCTCCCTCGTCGACTCGGTGGTGGGGGCATGA
- a CDS encoding DUF2334 domain-containing protein, translating to MAAHLVVSLSGIGSDTLDRCADLADALDRRHVPLSLLLAPRKAVPGAVPDWVRTRVAAGDALVLHGFDHAADPTHRAVSLRRRAEFSALPAHEAGLRLVAARAGLQRLGLATDLFAPPSWLASPGTLVALRRHRFAVCADMAGVRDLRTGDVRPGRVRMAVDHWSHLLAVGRSARRGGLVRLGVDAASLDRLAPVLLEAVDLALHHGAAPTTYRANPSPLGSTTTSTPSGAVPVRTR from the coding sequence ATGGCCGCCCACCTCGTGGTTTCGCTGTCCGGCATCGGCTCCGACACGCTCGACCGGTGCGCCGACCTGGCCGACGCGCTGGACCGGCGGCACGTGCCGCTGTCCCTGCTCCTGGCCCCGCGCAAGGCCGTGCCCGGCGCGGTTCCCGACTGGGTCCGCACGCGCGTCGCCGCGGGTGACGCGCTCGTGCTGCACGGGTTCGACCACGCCGCCGACCCGACGCACCGGGCGGTGTCACTGCGCCGCCGGGCCGAGTTCTCCGCGCTCCCCGCGCACGAGGCGGGGCTGCGGCTGGTCGCCGCGCGCGCCGGCCTGCAGCGGCTCGGCCTGGCCACCGACCTGTTCGCGCCGCCGTCGTGGCTCGCGTCACCGGGCACGCTGGTCGCGCTGCGCCGGCACCGGTTCGCGGTGTGCGCGGACATGGCGGGCGTGCGCGACCTGCGCACCGGCGACGTGCGGCCCGGCCGGGTGCGGATGGCCGTCGACCACTGGAGCCACCTGCTCGCGGTCGGCAGGTCGGCCCGGCGCGGCGGCCTGGTGCGGCTCGGCGTGGACGCCGCGTCGCTCGACCGGCTCGCGCCCGTGCTGCTGGAGGCCGTGGACCTGGCCCTGCACCACGGGGCCGCGCCGACCACCTACAGGGCCAACCCCTCCCCGCTGGGCAGCACGACGACCTCGACGCCGTCGGGCGCCGTGCCGGTCAGGACGCGGTAG
- the purS gene encoding phosphoribosylformylglycinamidine synthase subunit PurS: MARVVVDVMPKPEILDPQGQAVANALPRLGFDGITTVRQGKHFELEVADDVDDATLAKIAETFLANPVIEDWVVRRVEA; the protein is encoded by the coding sequence GTGGCCCGAGTCGTCGTCGACGTCATGCCGAAGCCCGAAATCCTCGACCCGCAGGGACAAGCGGTGGCCAACGCGCTGCCCCGTCTCGGGTTCGACGGGATCACCACTGTCCGCCAGGGCAAGCACTTCGAGCTGGAGGTCGCCGACGACGTCGACGACGCCACGCTCGCGAAGATCGCCGAGACGTTCCTCGCCAACCCGGTCATCGAGGACTGGGTCGTGAGGCGGGTCGAGGCATGA
- the purL gene encoding phosphoribosylformylglycinamidine synthase subunit PurL — protein sequence MTAEILKVDTVKDAESTPDQEQPYRELGLKDDEYARIKEILGRRPTDAELAMYSVMWSEHCSYKSSKVHLKYFGETTTDEMREKMLAGIGENAGVVDIGDGWAITFKAESHNHPSYVEPYQGAATGVGGIVRDILAMGARPLAVMDPLRFGPADAPDTRRVLPGIVAGVGGYGNCLGLPNIGGEVVFDATYAGNPLVNALCVGAMRVEDLHLAHASGTGNKVILFGARTGLDGIGGVSVLASETFDDTAGAGKRKKLPSVQVGDPFTEKVLIECCLELFAERIVVGIQDLGGAGLACATSELASAGDGGMHVYLERVPLRATGMMPAEILSSESQERMCAVVRPEDLDAFMAVCAKWDVIATEIGEVTEGDRLVITWHGEVVLDVPPRTVAHEGPVYERPIERPADQDALQADAPDRLPKPADGELLELVKTMAASPNLASKRWVTQQYDRYVRGGTVLAQPSDSGMIRIDESTHRGVALATDCNGRYTRLDPYAGAQLALAEAYRNVATSGATPVAVTNCLNFGSPEDPGVMWQFEQAVKGLADGCAELGIPVTGGNVSFYNQTGSTAILPTPVVGVLGVIDDVRRRIPTGIGAEAGETLLLLGETRAEFGGSEWAHVVHGHLGGLPPKVDLAREKLLGEVLVAGSRDGMLSAAHDLSDGGLAQALVETCLIGEVGARVFLEGDLFTELFSESTARVLVAVPRTEELRFTDMCTARGLPWRKVGVVDPESGSLEVQGLGALPLDELREAWEGTLPALFD from the coding sequence ATGACCGCGGAGATCCTCAAGGTCGACACCGTCAAGGACGCGGAGAGCACGCCGGACCAGGAGCAGCCCTACAGGGAGCTGGGCCTGAAGGACGACGAGTACGCCCGCATCAAGGAGATCCTGGGCCGCCGCCCCACGGACGCCGAGCTGGCGATGTACTCGGTGATGTGGAGCGAGCACTGCTCCTACAAGTCGTCCAAGGTGCACCTGAAGTACTTCGGCGAGACCACCACCGACGAGATGCGCGAGAAGATGCTCGCGGGCATCGGCGAGAACGCGGGCGTGGTCGACATCGGCGACGGCTGGGCGATCACCTTCAAGGCCGAGAGCCACAACCACCCGTCGTACGTCGAGCCGTACCAGGGCGCGGCGACGGGCGTGGGCGGCATCGTGCGCGACATCCTCGCGATGGGCGCGCGCCCGCTGGCCGTGATGGACCCGCTGCGCTTCGGCCCGGCCGACGCGCCGGACACCCGCCGCGTGCTGCCCGGGATCGTCGCGGGCGTCGGCGGCTACGGCAACTGCCTGGGCCTGCCGAACATCGGCGGCGAGGTCGTGTTCGACGCCACCTATGCGGGCAACCCGCTGGTCAACGCCCTGTGCGTGGGGGCCATGCGGGTCGAGGACCTGCACCTGGCGCACGCCTCGGGCACCGGCAACAAGGTCATCCTGTTCGGCGCGCGGACCGGCCTCGACGGCATCGGCGGCGTGTCCGTGCTGGCGTCCGAGACGTTCGACGACACGGCGGGCGCGGGCAAGCGCAAGAAGCTGCCGAGCGTGCAGGTGGGCGACCCGTTCACCGAGAAGGTGCTCATCGAGTGCTGCCTGGAGCTGTTCGCCGAGCGCATCGTCGTCGGCATCCAGGACCTCGGCGGCGCGGGCCTGGCGTGCGCGACGTCCGAGCTGGCCAGCGCCGGTGACGGCGGCATGCACGTGTACCTGGAGCGGGTGCCGCTGCGCGCCACCGGCATGATGCCGGCGGAGATCCTGTCCAGCGAGTCGCAGGAGCGCATGTGCGCGGTCGTGCGGCCCGAGGACCTGGACGCGTTCATGGCGGTCTGCGCCAAGTGGGACGTCATCGCCACGGAGATCGGCGAGGTCACCGAGGGCGACCGGCTCGTCATCACCTGGCACGGCGAGGTCGTGCTGGACGTCCCGCCGCGCACGGTCGCGCACGAGGGCCCGGTGTACGAGCGGCCGATCGAGCGCCCGGCCGACCAGGACGCCCTCCAGGCCGACGCCCCGGACCGGCTCCCGAAGCCGGCCGACGGCGAGCTGCTGGAGCTGGTCAAGACCATGGCGGCGTCGCCGAACCTGGCGTCGAAGCGGTGGGTCACCCAGCAGTACGACCGGTACGTGCGCGGTGGCACGGTGCTCGCGCAGCCGTCCGACTCGGGCATGATCCGCATCGACGAGTCGACGCACCGGGGCGTGGCGCTGGCCACCGACTGCAACGGTCGCTACACCAGGCTCGACCCGTACGCGGGCGCGCAGCTGGCGCTGGCCGAGGCGTACCGGAACGTGGCCACGTCCGGCGCCACGCCGGTCGCGGTGACGAACTGCCTGAACTTCGGCTCGCCCGAGGACCCGGGCGTGATGTGGCAGTTCGAGCAGGCCGTGAAGGGCCTGGCGGACGGCTGCGCCGAGCTGGGCATCCCGGTGACCGGCGGCAACGTCAGCTTCTACAACCAGACCGGTTCGACGGCGATCCTGCCGACGCCGGTGGTGGGCGTGCTGGGCGTGATCGACGACGTCCGCCGCCGCATCCCCACGGGGATCGGCGCGGAGGCCGGCGAGACGCTGCTGCTGCTCGGCGAGACGCGCGCGGAGTTCGGCGGCTCGGAGTGGGCGCACGTCGTGCACGGGCACCTGGGCGGCCTGCCGCCGAAGGTGGACCTGGCGCGCGAGAAGCTGCTCGGCGAGGTGCTGGTGGCGGGTTCGCGCGACGGGATGCTGTCCGCCGCGCACGACCTGTCCGACGGCGGCCTGGCGCAGGCGCTGGTCGAGACCTGCCTGATCGGCGAGGTGGGCGCCCGGGTGTTCCTGGAGGGCGACCTGTTCACCGAGCTGTTCAGCGAGTCCACGGCCCGCGTGCTGGTGGCCGTGCCGCGCACCGAGGAGCTGCGGTTCACCGACATGTGCACGGCGCGCGGCCTGCCGTGGCGCAAGGTCGGCGTGGTGGACCCGGAGTCCGGCTCGCTGGAGGTGCAGGGCCTCGGGGCGCTGCCGCTGGACGAGCTGCGCGAGGCGTGGGAGGGCACCCTCCCGGCGCTGTTCGACTGA
- a CDS encoding NAD-dependent epimerase/dehydratase family protein has protein sequence MRMLVLGGTVFLGRATAAEAVRRGHDVVCAARGESGAVPAGAVHVPVDRNAGLGELEGTHFDAVVDVATMSVGWVRGALSSVGADHWTFISSCSVYADHATPGSTETFAPLEDDPRAPMSPERYGAVKVASENAVLDAVGDRAFIVRAGLITGPGDRSDRFGYWPNRLGRGGRVAVPDAPDQPAQHVDVRDLAAWVVDAAERRLTGTYDAVGPSNPLSLVLGEVAGAVAPPGTELVRIPEEVLARHGVAPWAGPRSLPLWLPADHRSMMFRDAGPALAAGLRVRPTAETAVDALEHERELGLDRDRRAGLPPEVEDELLRAVG, from the coding sequence ATGCGGATGCTGGTGCTCGGCGGCACGGTCTTCCTCGGCAGGGCGACGGCGGCCGAGGCGGTGCGGCGGGGGCACGACGTGGTGTGCGCGGCGCGCGGGGAGTCCGGGGCGGTGCCCGCGGGGGCCGTGCACGTGCCCGTCGACCGGAACGCGGGGCTCGGCGAGCTGGAGGGCACGCACTTCGACGCGGTCGTGGACGTGGCCACCATGTCGGTCGGCTGGGTGCGCGGCGCGCTGTCCTCGGTGGGCGCGGACCACTGGACGTTCATCTCCAGCTGCTCGGTCTACGCCGACCACGCCACGCCCGGCAGCACGGAGACGTTCGCGCCGCTGGAGGACGACCCCCGCGCGCCGATGTCGCCCGAGCGGTACGGCGCGGTCAAGGTGGCCAGTGAGAACGCCGTCCTCGACGCCGTCGGCGACCGGGCGTTCATCGTCCGCGCCGGCCTGATCACGGGTCCCGGCGACCGGAGCGACCGGTTCGGGTACTGGCCGAACCGGCTCGGCCGGGGCGGGCGGGTGGCCGTGCCGGACGCGCCCGACCAGCCCGCGCAGCACGTGGACGTGCGCGACCTCGCGGCGTGGGTGGTGGACGCGGCCGAACGGCGGCTCACCGGCACCTACGACGCGGTCGGGCCGAGCAACCCGCTGAGCCTGGTCCTGGGGGAGGTCGCGGGCGCGGTGGCGCCGCCGGGCACCGAGCTGGTGCGCATCCCCGAGGAGGTCCTGGCGCGGCACGGGGTGGCGCCGTGGGCGGGGCCGCGGTCGCTGCCGCTGTGGCTGCCGGCCGACCACCGGTCGATGATGTTCCGCGACGCGGGTCCCGCGCTGGCCGCCGGGCTGCGCGTCAGGCCGACCGCCGAGACCGCCGTGGACGCCCTGGAGCACGAGCGGGAACTGGGCCTGGACCGCGACCGCCGCGCCGGCCTGCCGCCGGAGGTCGAGGACGAACTGCTGCGCGCGGTCGGCTGA
- a CDS encoding MBL fold metallo-hydrolase translates to MEIVHFGHSCLLVDTGSARVLFDPGTLSSGFERVTGLDAILVTHEHADHLDPDRLPALREGNPGAALFAPFDLAGARRAEPGAVLALGGTSVRVVDAPHEVIHPAVPLPANVGYLVDDGAFYHPGDSLTVPGQRVDVLGLPTAAPWMKLSDAADFLAAVGPRKAVPIHQAVLADPAVHYRVLTGTAPDGVEVVVLPSGEGLAL, encoded by the coding sequence ATGGAAATCGTCCACTTCGGACACTCCTGCCTGCTGGTCGACACCGGCTCCGCGCGCGTCCTGTTCGACCCCGGCACGCTCTCGTCCGGCTTCGAGCGGGTGACCGGGCTCGACGCGATCCTCGTCACGCACGAGCACGCCGACCACCTCGACCCCGACCGGCTGCCCGCCCTGCGCGAGGGCAACCCCGGGGCGGCGCTGTTCGCGCCGTTCGACCTGGCGGGGGCGCGACGGGCCGAGCCCGGCGCGGTGCTCGCGCTCGGCGGCACGTCCGTGCGCGTCGTCGACGCCCCGCACGAGGTCATCCACCCGGCGGTCCCGCTGCCCGCGAACGTCGGCTACCTCGTCGACGACGGCGCGTTCTACCACCCGGGCGACTCGCTGACCGTCCCCGGGCAGCGGGTCGACGTGCTGGGCCTGCCGACGGCCGCGCCGTGGATGAAGCTGTCCGACGCGGCGGACTTCCTCGCCGCGGTCGGCCCGCGCAAGGCGGTGCCGATCCACCAGGCGGTCCTGGCCGACCCGGCGGTGCACTACCGCGTCCTGACCGGCACGGCGCCCGACGGCGTCGAGGTCGTCGTGCTGCCCAGCGGGGAGGGGTTGGCCCTGTAG